Genomic DNA from Streptomyces sp. GS7:
TTCGGTTCGTTGAAGAAGCTGCGGGCCGCGACGGTCGACGAGATCTGCGAGGTGCCGGGGGTCGGCCGCAAGACCGCCGAGACGGTCGCCGCGGCGCTGGCCGCGGCGGCGCCGTCCGCCCCGGCGGTGAACACCGCCACAGGAGAGATCATTGAAGATGACGAGGCCCCGCCGGCCGCGTTGTCAGCAGAACGGGGGCAGGACCGATGAGCAGCACACCGCACGACATGCAAGAACCCGAGCGATCCGAGAGATCCGAGAGAGATTCCGAGAGAGATGGTGCACAGGTGAGTACGGGCACGATGCGCGAAGCCGACCAGGGCGAGAGCGCCGCGATCCCCGAGCTGGTGATCATCTCCGGCATGTCCGGCGCCGGCCGCAGCACGGCCGCGAAGTGCCTGGAGGACCTCGGCTGGTTCGTCGTCGACAACATCCCGCCCGAGCTGATCCCGCCGATGGTAGAGCTGGGCGCCCGCTCGCAGGGCAACGTCGCCAAGATCGCCGTCGTCGTCGACGTCCGCGGCCGTCGCTTCTTCGCCAACCTCAAGGCATCCCTGGCCACCCTCGACGCGCAGAACGTCAAGCGCCGCATCGTCTTCCTGGAGTCCTCCGACGAGGCCCTGGTGCGCCGCTTCGAGTCGGTCCGCCGCCCGCACCCCCTCCAGGGCGACGGCCGGATCGTCGACGGCATCGCCGCCGAGCGCGATCTGCTGCGCGAACTGCGCGGTGACGCCGACCTGGTCATCGACACCTCCAGCCTGAACGTCCACGAGCTCCGCGCCAAGCTGGACGCCCAGTTCGCCGGCGAGGAGGTCCCCGAACTCCGCGCCACGGTCATGTCGTTCGGCTTCAAGTACGGCCTCCCGGTCGACGCCGACATGGTCGTCGACTGCCGCTTCATCCCCAACCCGCACTGGGTCCCCGAGCTGCGCCCCTTCACGGGCC
This window encodes:
- the rapZ gene encoding RNase adapter RapZ; translated protein: MQEPERSERSERDSERDGAQVSTGTMREADQGESAAIPELVIISGMSGAGRSTAAKCLEDLGWFVVDNIPPELIPPMVELGARSQGNVAKIAVVVDVRGRRFFANLKASLATLDAQNVKRRIVFLESSDEALVRRFESVRRPHPLQGDGRIVDGIAAERDLLRELRGDADLVIDTSSLNVHELRAKLDAQFAGEEVPELRATVMSFGFKYGLPVDADMVVDCRFIPNPHWVPELRPFTGLNEEVSNYVFNQPGSKEFLDGYAELLRLVAEGYRREGKRYVTIAVGCTGGKHRSVAMSEKLARRLVSEGVETVVVHRDMGRE